A part of Oncorhynchus gorbuscha isolate QuinsamMale2020 ecotype Even-year linkage group LG09, OgorEven_v1.0, whole genome shotgun sequence genomic DNA contains:
- the LOC124043967 gene encoding ras-related protein Rab-5B-like, which yields MATRGSGRPNSTLPQTKICQFKLVLLGDMAVGKSSLVLRFVKGQFDEFQETTIGAAFLAQSVCLDDTTVKFEIWDTAGQERYHSLAPMYYRGAQAAIVVFDITKPETFERAKAWVKELQRQASPNIVIALAGNKADLAEKRLVEYEEAQTYSEDTGLLFMETSAKTAMNVNELFLAIAKKMPKTDTQNPTHAARHRGVNLQDPEAHNTRSCCGGGGGGGGGGGGGN from the exons ATGGCTACCAGAGGGAGTGGCCGGCCCAATAGCACGCTGCCCCAGACCAAGATATGCCAGTTTAAACTGGTCCTACTGGGAGACATGGCGGTGGGAAAGTCCAGCCTAGTTCTGCGCTTCGTCAAGGGACAGTTTGATGAGTTCCAGGAGACCACCATCGGAG ctgcgTTCCTGGCCCAGTCTGTGTGTCTAGACGACACTACCGTGAAGTTTGAGATCTGGGACACGGCGGGACAGGAGCGCTACCATAGTCTGGCTCCCATGTACTACCGCGGGGCACAGGCTGCCATCGTGGTCTTTGACATCACCAAGCCG GAGACGTTTGAGCGGGCTAAAGCCTGGGTGAAGGAGCTACAGAGGCAGGCTAGCCCCAACATTGTCATCGCTCTGGCAGGCAACAAGGCGGACCTGGCTGAGAAGAGACTAGTGGAGTACGAG GAGGCCCAGACCTATTCTGAAGACACTGGACTTCTCTTCATGGAGACCTCTGCCAAGACTGCCATGAATGTCAACGAACTTTTCCTGGCCATTG CCAAAAAGATGCCCAAAACGGACACCCAGAATCCTACACACGCAGCGCGACACAggggagtgaacctacaggatccTGAAGCCCACAACACCCGATCCtgctgtggaggaggaggaggaggaggaggaggaggaggaggagggaactaG
- the lcmt2 gene encoding LOW QUALITY PROTEIN: tRNA wybutosine-synthesizing protein 4 (The sequence of the model RefSeq protein was modified relative to this genomic sequence to represent the inferred CDS: inserted 2 bases in 1 codon; substituted 4 bases at 4 genomic stop codons), with protein sequence MVTVEDPVYVHGGQYHLLGVNVREKPQVEESLSGADLEXSPTLLLSEVVLTYMETQLXLYLFSXPWSDAVIGWAARLLPKLPFVMYEXISPHNPFGRVMYDHFLKLSSTLHSLRDYPDRTAQEQCLDMNEFYLGLIPQKETRGVVLLSGGSGXGGREDTTARVLIRATGGWRCACVKSSNDWGVILYHTATSVPGWGAVFGGRSCPLNPIRTLLRVTDDNASVRLSLKKMTCSGNPPQPRWRHTLTMALLLLGTPSARLSFCSALLLLGSPSARHSFCSALLLLGTPSARLSFCSALLLLGTPSARHSFCSALLLLGSPSARHSFCSALLLLGSPSARLSFCSALLLLGSPSAQLSFCSARLLLGSPSARLSFCSALLGDSDQSTTMALIGGEGNCFSVVTHHNPHPITVDLKPVL encoded by the exons ATGGTGACGGTGGAGG ACCCTGTTTACGTTCATGGTGGTCAGTACCATCTGCTCGGGGTGAATGTGAGAGAGAAGCCCCAAGTGGAAGAGTCTCTTAGTGGGGCTGATCTAGA TTCCCCTACCCTGCTATTGTCTGAAGTGGTGCTCACCTACATGGAGACACAAT TGTAATTGTACTTATTCTCTTGACCCTGGTCGGATGCTGTTATTGGCTGGGCTGCGAGGCTCCTCCCCAAGTTGCCATTTGTGATGTACGAATAGATCAGCCCCCACAACCCCTTTGGTCGAGTCATGTACGACCACTTCCTGAAGCTCAGCTCCACCTTGCACTCGCTCAGAGACTACCCAGACAGGACTGCACAG GAACAGTGTCTGGATATGAATGAGTTCTACCTGGGTCTGATACCACAGAAGGAGACACGCGGAGTGGTGCTGCTCAGTGGGGGCTCAGGCTAGGGGGGTAGAGAGGATACTACAGCCAGGGTCCTCATCAGAGCCACGGGTGGCTGGAGATGTGCCTGTGTGAAATCATCCAATGACTGGG gTGTCATACTGTATCACACAGCAACATCTGTGCCTGGGTGGGGAGCTGTGTTTGGTGGCCGCTCCTGCCCACTCAACCCAATCAGAACCCTCCTCAGAGTGACCGATGACAAT GCATCAGTGAGGCTATCCTTGAAAAAAATGACGTGTAGTGGCAACCCGCCTCAACCAAGATGGAGGCACACTCTGACCATGG CACTCCTTCTGCTCGGCACTCCTTCTGCTCGGCTCTCCTTCTGCTCGGCACTCCTTCTGCTCGGCTCTCCTTCTGCTCGGCACTCCTTCTGCTCGGCACTCCTTCTGCTCGGCACTCCTTCTGCTCGGCTCTCCTTCTGCTCGGCTCTCCTTCTGCTCGGCACTCCTTCTGCTCGGCACTCCTTCTGCTCGGCACTCCTTCTGCTCGGCTCTCCTTCTGCTCGGCACTCCTTCTGCTCGGCACTCCTTCTGCTCGGCTCACCTTCTGCTCGGCTCTCCTTCTGCTCGGCTCTCCTTCTGCTCGGCTCTCCTTCTGCTCAGCTCTCCTTCTGCTCGGCACGCCTTCTGCTCGGCTCTCCTTCTGCTCGGCTCTCCTTCTGCTCGGCTCTCCTGGGCGACTCTGACCAGTCGACAACGATGGCTCTGATTGGTGGGGAAGGAAACTGCTTCTCTGTTGTGACTCATCACAACCCTCACCCCATCACTGTAGACCTGAAACCTGTTCTATAA
- the crygs2 gene encoding crystallin, gamma S2, with protein MFKMGRIVFYEDKNFQGRRYECDSDCTDFHSYLSHCNSIRVESGAWVVYERPNYMGYQYVLTRGEYPEYLRWMGLNDRLSSCKMIHFSCGAQYKMQLYEKDDFAGQAFEAAEDCPSVLEKYRWREVYSCKVLDGWWVFYEHPNYRGRQYFLEKGEYRKPGDWGAVSPTVQSFRRFTE; from the exons ATGTTCAAAATGGGCAGG ATTGTCTTTTACGAGGATAAGAACTTCCAGGGCCGTCGTTATGAGTGTGACAGCGACTGCACCGACTTCCATTCCTACCTGAGCCACTGCAACTCCATCCGTGTGGAGAGTGGAGCCTGGGTGGTGTACGAGAGGCCCAACTACATGGGCTACCAGTATGTTCTGACCAGAGGAGAGTACCCTGAATACCTGCGCTGGATGGGCCTCAATGACCGCCTCAGCTCCTGCAAGATGATCCACTTT TCCTGTGGGGCCCAGTACAAGATGCAGCTGTATGAGAAGGATGACTTCGCGGGCCAGGCCTTCGAGGCCGCTGAggactgcccctcagtcctggaGAAGTACCGTTGGAGGGAGGTGTACTCCTGCAAGGTGTTGGATGGCTGGTGGGTCTTCTACGAGCACCCCAACTACCGTGGACGCCAGTACTTCCTGGAGAAGGGAGAGTACAGGAAGCCTGGGGACTGGGGTGCAGTCAGTCCCACTGTCCAGTCCTTCAGACGCTTCACTGAGTGa